From a single Streptomyces sp. NBC_01264 genomic region:
- a CDS encoding fibronectin type III domain-containing protein, which produces MHDPAPSTAPHPPHRTRRPSVRAGAAPALALLLAAAALTACGGSDTEPPAAPAGLTAQAGSATTVHVMWLSPAPSDGVTSFLVYQADRLVRELPADKTMTDITGLTPRTAYAFTVRARDAAGNTSPAGPAASATTPAATAEDRRAPTAPPRTNGQQLGPTSARLTWAAATDDTGVTAYDVYQGDARIHTVGPGVTTTVLEDLQPDSVYTFTVRARDGADNSSPDGPAVDVRTPPGPGQRNGTAPGEFTAAASPGTVTLTWTAPATGRETSEYELYVNGRPTTVIQFGAGAVPAGRAEHRLTVAEPPGTVWTLKLRARLPDGTWGAFSAERRIVLAA; this is translated from the coding sequence GTGCACGACCCCGCACCCAGCACCGCGCCGCACCCCCCGCACCGCACCCGGCGGCCGTCCGTACGGGCAGGAGCGGCGCCCGCCCTCGCCCTGCTCCTCGCGGCCGCCGCGCTGACGGCGTGCGGCGGCTCCGACACCGAGCCCCCGGCGGCTCCGGCCGGGCTCACGGCCCAGGCCGGCAGCGCCACGACCGTGCACGTCATGTGGCTGTCACCCGCACCCTCCGACGGGGTGACCTCCTTCCTCGTCTACCAGGCGGACCGGCTGGTCCGCGAACTGCCCGCCGACAAGACGATGACGGACATCACCGGCCTCACCCCGCGGACGGCCTACGCGTTCACCGTCCGCGCCCGGGACGCCGCCGGGAACACCTCCCCGGCCGGCCCGGCCGCCTCCGCCACCACCCCCGCCGCCACGGCCGAGGACCGGCGGGCCCCGACCGCGCCGCCCCGTACGAACGGCCAGCAGCTCGGGCCCACTTCCGCCCGGCTGACCTGGGCCGCGGCCACCGACGACACGGGCGTCACCGCCTACGACGTCTACCAGGGCGACGCCCGGATCCACACGGTCGGCCCCGGCGTCACCACGACGGTCCTGGAGGACCTCCAGCCCGACAGCGTGTACACCTTCACCGTCCGGGCCCGCGACGGCGCCGACAACTCCTCCCCCGACGGCCCGGCCGTCGACGTGAGGACCCCGCCCGGTCCCGGACAGCGGAACGGCACCGCCCCGGGCGAGTTCACCGCGGCCGCCTCGCCGGGCACGGTCACCCTCACCTGGACCGCGCCGGCGACCGGCCGGGAGACCAGCGAGTACGAGCTCTACGTCAACGGCCGCCCCACCACCGTCATCCAGTTCGGCGCGGGCGCCGTCCCGGCGGGCCGGGCGGAGCACCGCCTCACGGTCGCCGAACCGCCCGGTACCGTATGGACGTTGAAGCTCCGGGCGCGGCTGCCCGACGGCACCTGGGGGGCCTTCTCAGCCGAGCGGCGGATCGTACTGGCCGCCTGA
- a CDS encoding ABC transporter substrate-binding protein, translating into MKARTVRGMAGATAAAVIVTGAAACSNPGGGAAAGAGAADSAVVGIATEPESLSPLLGYGKDGNSKIFDGLLAHDADMKLKPALAEALPTVSADGLTYTYALRRGVRFSDGRPFGAKDVVFTYRTILDAKTNNASKSELDAIADVTARGDEAVVFTLKYPYAPFAERTVLPIAPEHLAGGQDVNSGEFTTKPVGTGPYVLTAWSKGEKLSFKANPTYWGGEPAVKKFTMAVIKDDDVRATRLRSGELDGAVLPPNLAKGFKGDKALRTYAAKSFDYRNVTLPTEHPVTGDTAVRQALDIAVDRATMVDKLLEGAGKAAYGPVPTGSPWFTAGTERAYDLARAKQILDEAGWIPGADGIRVKNGVRAAFLLWYTTGDKLRQDHALAFASDAKKAGIQVTTESGSWEVIEPRMRTDAVLAGGGSPADPDFDQYLTLNSALAGDGFNNMARYANPVVDKALLEGRRSADPAVRKAAYDTVQRELVKNPGYVYLTHIDHLYVVADRWDGPSTQTEPHDHGLGTGPWWNIESWKPKQK; encoded by the coding sequence GTGAAGGCCCGGACCGTACGGGGAATGGCCGGGGCGACCGCGGCCGCGGTGATCGTCACGGGCGCGGCAGCCTGTTCGAACCCCGGGGGAGGTGCCGCGGCGGGCGCCGGGGCCGCAGACTCCGCCGTCGTCGGCATAGCCACCGAGCCGGAGAGCCTCAGCCCGCTGCTGGGCTACGGCAAGGACGGCAACTCGAAGATCTTCGACGGACTGCTCGCGCACGACGCCGACATGAAGCTGAAGCCCGCGCTGGCCGAGGCCCTGCCGACGGTCTCCGCGGACGGGCTCACCTACACCTACGCGCTCCGCCGGGGCGTGCGGTTCAGCGACGGGCGGCCCTTCGGCGCCAAGGACGTCGTCTTCACCTACCGGACGATCCTCGACGCGAAGACGAACAACGCGTCCAAGTCCGAGCTCGACGCGATCGCGGACGTCACCGCACGGGGCGACGAGGCCGTCGTCTTCACCCTGAAGTACCCCTACGCCCCCTTCGCCGAACGGACCGTCCTACCCATCGCCCCCGAGCACCTCGCGGGCGGACAGGACGTCAACAGCGGGGAGTTCACCACCAAGCCCGTCGGCACCGGACCGTACGTGCTCACCGCCTGGTCCAAGGGCGAGAAGCTGAGCTTCAAGGCCAACCCCACCTACTGGGGCGGCGAGCCCGCGGTGAAGAAGTTCACCATGGCGGTCATCAAGGACGACGACGTGCGCGCCACCCGGCTGCGCTCCGGCGAACTGGACGGGGCCGTCCTGCCGCCGAACCTGGCCAAGGGATTCAAGGGCGACAAGGCGCTCAGGACCTACGCCGCGAAGTCCTTCGACTACCGCAACGTCACCCTGCCGACCGAGCACCCCGTCACCGGTGACACGGCCGTCCGCCAGGCCCTGGACATCGCCGTGGACCGCGCCACCATGGTCGACAAGCTCCTGGAGGGCGCGGGCAAGGCCGCCTACGGCCCCGTCCCGACCGGCAGTCCCTGGTTCACCGCCGGCACGGAGCGTGCGTACGACCTCGCCAGGGCCAAGCAGATCCTCGACGAAGCCGGCTGGATCCCCGGCGCCGACGGCATCCGCGTCAAGAACGGGGTCCGCGCCGCCTTCCTGCTCTGGTACACCACCGGCGACAAGCTCCGCCAGGACCACGCGCTCGCCTTCGCCTCCGACGCGAAGAAGGCCGGCATCCAGGTCACCACCGAGTCCGGCAGCTGGGAGGTCATCGAGCCCCGGATGCGGACCGACGCCGTCCTCGCGGGCGGCGGCTCCCCGGCCGACCCGGACTTCGACCAGTACCTGACGCTGAACTCCGCGCTCGCCGGCGACGGCTTCAACAACATGGCCCGGTACGCCAACCCGGTCGTCGACAAGGCCCTGCTGGAGGGCCGCCGGAGCGCGGACCCGGCCGTGCGCAAGGCGGCGTACGACACGGTCCAGCGCGAGCTGGTCAAGAACCCGGGCTACGTCTACCTCACCCACATCGACCACCTCTACGTCGTGGCCGACCGGTGGGACGGACCCTCCACCCAGACCGAGCCGCACGACCACGGCCTCGGAACCGGCCCCTGGTGGAACATCGAGAGCTGGAAGCCGAAGCAGAAGTGA